The Erigeron canadensis isolate Cc75 chromosome 1, C_canadensis_v1, whole genome shotgun sequence genome segment ATGCCTACATATTCTAGTGCCAAACATTAGTTGGTAGGCTAAACAAGTTGGTTAGATGTAGTggagtttattaattttttaatgttatatgtGCAGACCGAACAAGGATTTTACAAGCGATGGGGATAGTCTAAAATGTTCGATGATAGTCTATTCATTTACAATCCTATATGGCTATATATGatgtttgataaagataatTGTCTCGTAGAAATTTACTTTAAAAGTAATGATTAATAATTGTATATGTTAGGGAGTCTAATACTCCGtaataaatatctaaaattATTTCATGTTCCATTTGGGTGAAAGATATATTGCCAAAATGTTATTAGGGAGTCtaataaaaaatatctaaaattatTTCATGTTCCATTTGGGTGAAAGATATATTGCCAAAATGTCAACAATGAATATGCCAAGAACCAATCAATGGATCCAGCTTTGCCAAAGCATACCAATAAATATTGTATGTGGTGGTAAATTTTATTGACATCAACATACACATAAACAATATAAAggaaaagtaaaagaaacatCTTAACATCTTTTTCCATCAACCTAGTGATACCGCTTTTTGTTATCGATGTCACAAGTTGCGATTGTCAAAGCCACATGCCGCTGTCTCATGTCAATACTCATATGTCGATCACACCATTCACTTTAAACTCCACACCAAACACACCATCAACAAAAATGTTTGATTTGATGTATTCACTTGACGGTTGTGTTTTTtgtgataataaaaataataaaaatacgtGGGCCTTTAGAGGgagttatttttcttaattttatactcctctataaagcatattggtttttctatttttggaaATGAAGCAATTTTTTCAGTATTTCCATAATctactactcctttataatgattatttacctcttattttaggaaagggttagaaaatagttagatgagaaattactaaattgcccTTAACAAACAACCCTTAAAGAAATAGTTATTAGATATTActaaaattacccttaatgaattaatttacactttaaacccttatcttctaaaatatcactatcaccattgtatcaacttacacggttagaccactcgacaccaattgtcgatgttaTCGATCACCACctgtcaccgacaccactaaaccaccgtcgccgttaccgccgtcgcattgcgcgggtataaTGCTagtatatttaaacataaaaccctaaTATACCCTCTTTCCTCCATTTTTTCCAATCATTACACGCTTTCATCGACCTTCAATCACCCTCCGCCGCCgcctccttctccaccgcctctCTTTTATATTATCCTCACCTTTTAGGTGCCACAACGCGCAGACACTCTGCAACTTGTTAGTAAACAACATGACGTATCAAGCTACTAGCTACTTAAAAAAAGATCCGATCCGAAAAATTAATCTATACCTGATTACTTAACCCCTAAAAAATCTTAAAGaaagaagattaaaaaaaaaataaaaccgtCGGGGCCTGTAACTAGGTGCGTGGCCATGCCTATTTGCCAAGTCGTTGTCCCCTTTCAAACTCCATTCCAGTTGCTCTAATCattcctcctcctcttcttcttcttccttacTTTGCTGccctccctccctccctccctcataattaatattaataattattataattaagtaGGGGGTTTTTCCTATTTCATTTCGTACTAGTATTATCAATTATTTCAGTTATATTTTACAGCAAGCAAAAACTCGattctcaaaaaaaaatattatcatcAATTCCATCGCCCCCTCATTTCCTTCAAATTGTAATTCAATGACGGATCCTTCTTACACTAGCCTTCCTACTAGTCACTTGCCTGGTTCTGTTCCGGTatttactctctctctctctctctctctatatatatatatatatatctgccCTAATTTAGTATCACTGTATTTACTATCACTAATTAATCTTTACTCATAACAGATTGAAACTTTGTTATTCatgattatttttaatttacgttttaattttaaatttagttCAATTTGAAGTGTGCATTTTGCTACTGAAAGTACTTGTTATTTAGGTTAGCATAACGTTTCGACTAGCAATCGATTATGTTCAATATTAGAGATTGTTCGTTTATCCGCCTCTGAAAGTATGATGTTGTCATATAGTTAAGTTAATTAGTTAGCTTACATATAGTTATTGTCATGAATTCATTGTTGAACTTGAAAGTAACGTTTTTGTGATCGAAGACCAAACGTGGATCCTTTTTATCGGACTgctttaatttatatttgtaaacgTATTAAGTCATCTCGAAACTATCGGTGTATACTGTTTCATGGTTTATCAAATTTTGGAGTGGATAATAGTCTTGTAATATCTTTTTGTGTGGGGGATCAAGGGGAAATCAGGTGTGGTGTAATGTCAGGTGCTAGCTGTAGTATGAAAATACAAAAGATTGTTGTGAACACGTAGTAGGGTTATTTGTGATTGACGTTTTGCCTAAATTCATTTTATGCTTTCCCAAAACTCACATGTCAAGTTTAATTGTTTAAACTGGGTAATGAAGTAAAAAATGTATCTTAAATTTATGGAAGGAAAGTAGTTTCCATTTGTTATGCTCTAGAGATCTATTATTTGTGAATATGTGAAATTTATGTATGTGTGAGCCTGTGAGGCACCGATGATTCATCTGGCATGTAAATGTGTTGATATGTCGGGTTTTGCTAGCTATAAAAAAGTACAGCCTTGGCGTTAACAAATGGATGAGTTATTTGTGAATAAGAGTAAAGCTGACTGtctgttgtttttttttgtgttcagGCTGTCATAACTGAAGGAAAGGCTTCAGCTATACAACACGGTATTGGACTCTTTTAAGATATGTTATTCTAGCTGTTGGAGTTTTCTTCGATCTGTAGCTGAATTTAAagcaagtattttatttatcttttgttgGGTTGTCATGCAGACCCTGAAGCAAATCTTCAAATATTTCCTCCTAAtagtggcggcggcggtggacGGGGATACCAGACTCTTACAAGTCCAAACGGTATGTTACATGATGCCATCtataatttttcataataaacttGTCTTTTGAAGCAAGCAGGAAAAGTTGTTATGATGACTCAGTTTCTACTCTATCTAGCTATCTTCTTTTGATTCTTCTCTACATCAAATGTATTCCTGCAGTTAATATCAAGGTCCCATGACTATTTTGAACTTGACAATCTTTTTTAAGGCGatacaagaaaaaaagaaaacacacaagaagtatatttttataGCTAGCCCTCTATTGACTAACTAATAAGTTCAGGATATGGAATTGACTATTTATATACTTGAGTTCGATTCCACCATATTGTTTGATGTAATAACTCTCAGATATCGTTGGATTCCTGTAGAGCTGGTGAAAGCCCAGGCAATCTTTTTAACCAATAGAACATTCCGTTGTGTTAGCATACAAGTTTTGTTTCTAAGATGTGCTGAATTACTGATATCCAGTCTAGAGCAATCAAAATTTAGTTGTTGATAAATAAGAGAAATTGATGGCATATACAGCTGCGTGCTAGTGATTAGATCTTGTGGATGCCTGGTTGATGAAGAACATCTTATACCATTTAGATACTCACTTTCATAATCTTGCAACCTTGCTGATCTGTTTCATCTGTTTTCTACATCACAAGTTTTTTGATGGCACATGGCAGCAGTATACCTTCAGATTCATTCACATGTTAACCTGAAAGGTCGTGTCTGTCGGTACTTGCCTACAAGACCAATGTCGTTTTACCATATAAGAATGCTTTTATCACATGAATCTCAATTGTTTTATGTCTCAACTTATCCAACCGATATTCATTGTTAGAAGTTCTTTTATGAGTTTGCTCTTACTATTGAGACTGAGTGCCTTCGTTTGTTATTATTGAAAACCGAGTTTTAGAGGCAAACTGTAACCTTTTTCTAGCACAATTACCTTCTTTTGTGCTAGCCAGTTTTGCACCGGGCATGTTTCAGAGAATATTTCAACTTTTGCAGTGCTAATGTTTGTGTGTTCGTTTGAAATTTTAAATGGAGTACGCTATAAAGAAAGTATGACTTAGCATGCTGCTCACCAATGTGGTTATTAGCTTTTCTATCAAAAGTTCAGTCGTTAGGTCAAGAAGAAAGGGATTCTTCTGTATCCCTTCGCATGGTAGTTCTATCACAAAGTTGGCAGCAGGAGTGGCACGAGAGCTTGCTCTTAATTCCGTGCTTTACATAAATAGTCTCATACTCATTCTCTTGTAAACTTTGCCCTCTGCTTACATGCAAAAAGGTGCGCTCAGGGTATGGCAATCTTGTGTGAATTGATATGTAAGCAGTACTAAGAAGTGAGGTTGTGAGGAGGGATGAATCATAGGAGAAGTCCTTTTCCTCTTGGACATAGTCTTGTTATATATCCATTATATACGGACTTTGAGGGGTAACGTCCAGTCATCATATTTGTATCAGATGGCACCTTACGTGACAAGCACATTACATTTTTGCCACATCTTAGAGAGCTCTTTTTTTGACATTCAATGCAAGATGTTAGCTTAAGGAAATGTGAGATATCATTCATACTGCAATGATATGCCTTTAATAAATGCTAACTTGCTACAGATAAGTACCCACGCAGTAAAAAGagatttttttagttaattaattaatttgaaggCTATGTGGTGTTAGCTTTTTGAGTTAGGTCTATGCATGTACATGCTCAACATCAACCAAGATACGTTACTgatgcttcttcttcttcttcttccaataTTTAACAAAACATTTTATTGGGATCATCTTTTGTCTCTTGCTATCATGTCAAATCTATGTTAAACGACATACTCTCGTTCTCTGTTATATTGGCTTGTATGTCAACTATAGAAGTAATATGCGATACAAATTCTGTCTTTTCTGATTCTTGAATTTTAGTAGCAATAAGATACAGTAGTGCTAGGGAAGGTACAGTTCTCAGTTGATACACACCAGATGCTAATTTTCTATAGCCCTATATCTGCAGATGGACAGCAACCTAGCAACAACTGGAATGGAGCATTCAGCGTTTCCTCTTATACACAATATTTTAATGTTGATACAGATGATGTTGTGAACAGATTGACAAGTTCTTTGTATCCAACTGGGGATTTTTTCAGAAAAACCGAAGCCAACCCAGATCTGTAAGTTTTGtgctttttctttctttcaccaTCTCAGTGTCTCCCTTGTAAAGTTGTCTAAGTGCTGCATTGCCATATCCCTCAGTTACATTTTCTACTATTATAGTGTAGTTTTTCAATAGAAGTTCTAGttaaattgttaatttgtttcTTTATATATCACATCATATTCTAATGTTATGAACACTAGCTTATCTTCGTAAATTAAGAATCTTGAGCTCATCTGATAACTGTTCTCTATTTAGATATGGACTCATCTGGATTTCCACCACATTGGTATTTGTGATTGCTTCATTTGGTAACTGTGCCACATATCTGATGAGTAGAAAGGGTAACTCTATGGTTTCTTGGAGCTTTGATGTGAGCTACTTCCAGGTTTCAGCCATAGCAGTATATGGTTATGTCTTCATTGTACCACTGGGATTTTACTTGCTGCTTCAGTATTTTGGTTCGAGGGTTGGTCTTGTCCAGTTTTGGTGCATGTGGGGATATTCTctcttcattttcatcatcagcTCTGTAAGTATCCTTCTGCTTGTGCTGGTTAACTGGTTTGGAATCACGAATTAAGTTTTTCAACATGTGCATGCATGATCATCACATGATTTTATGATGATTGATGGCTGAAAACTATTTGATTAATCAAAAACTTTGGGATAATTTCATATAAGCCCTAATCTACTTAAATTTCTTATCAAGTTCAATCCTGGATTTCATAAGCTGCAATTTAAACCCATTTACTTGTGAATGGGTTGATTAGTGATAAAGGAAATGGGTCATATTGGGCCTAATTGGTCAATCTAGCAAGTCAAAAAGGTTGGCAAGCACTCAGAGTGTGTATTTAAATGTGAAATGCATTAAACCTCCTAAATTAATTTTCGATTTTGTTGAAATAACTCGACTTTGTAACAATATATGTACGACTCGCTAAACATTGATAAAAAAGAAGTGAGAAAAGTTGTTTTCAGTAAAACCAACCTATTTTGACTTATACAAATGTACCCATTTTGACCGGTTCCCCCACCCCTTACCCCCACTCATCCATTTGCTGCCTTTGTCACCTGCAGTGGATATGACAAATCATAACCTTTGTTTGTGACATGCACAGCTTTTATTAGTTATCCCAGTGGATTTTCTCCGATGGACCATCACACTCATCACGGGTATCGCTTCAGCTGCTTTTGTTGGTTTGAACCTCAAGTCTCACGTAGAGTTAAATGACCTGACCATTGTGTTGGTTGCTGCGTGCGTGTTGCAATTTGCTCTGGCCATCTTCATTAAATCATGGTTCTTCCATTGAGCTTCTAAAACCCTAGAAGTGGTATTTCGATGTAAGTGAATTTTGAAAAAGTATCAATTGTAGAGATTGTCTTAGGATTCTAGGCATGTTTAGATCAATGGTTCAAGTGGCAAGCACTGTTATAGCCCTTGGTTTGTAGAAAggaaagatgaaaagagtgtTGAATTTACTAATTGGTTTTGGAAGAATGTGATTTTAGTTGAATACCTGGATTTGCTTGTAAAACTAACAATGCTTCCTTTTGGGCGAATATGTGATTTCTACCCCAAGTTTGT includes the following:
- the LOC122607944 gene encoding protein YIPF1 homolog, which translates into the protein MTDPSYTSLPTSHLPGSVPAVITEGKASAIQHDPEANLQIFPPNSGGGGGRGYQTLTSPNDGQQPSNNWNGAFSVSSYTQYFNVDTDDVVNRLTSSLYPTGDFFRKTEANPDLYGLIWISTTLVFVIASFGNCATYLMSRKGNSMVSWSFDVSYFQVSAIAVYGYVFIVPLGFYLLLQYFGSRVGLVQFWCMWGYSLFIFIISSLLLVIPVDFLRWTITLITGIASAAFVGLNLKSHVELNDLTIVLVAACVLQFALAIFIKSWFFH